Proteins found in one Canis lupus baileyi chromosome 18, mCanLup2.hap1, whole genome shotgun sequence genomic segment:
- the LOC140609572 gene encoding olfactory receptor 14I1-like — translation MDNLTEVTEFLLMGFSDICELQILHAGLFLLIYLTAVVWNVLIMIIITFDQYLHRPMYFFLKNLSFLDLCYVSVTVPKSIHSSLTHSNSISYLGCVAQVYFFFAFASAELAFLTVMSYDRYVAICHPLQYEAIMTSEKCHHIAAIAWLSCFIYASVHTGNIFWEPISRYRKIHQFFCDISHVLALVSHEVFFAEFVSLALSSCFVLVCFVLMIISYIQIFSTVLRIPSVESRAKAFSTCSPQLIVIMLFLTTGLFGALGPIAKTSSIQDLVIAVAYTVLPPFLNPIIYSLRNKEIKAAIWRIFEKINSLQIRNN, via the coding sequence ATGGACAATCTCACAGAAGTGACAGAGTTCCTGCTCATGGGGTTTTCTGACATCTGCGAGCTACAGATACTTCATGCTGGACTCTTTCTGCTGATTTATCTGACAGCAGTGGTGTGGAACGTTCTCATCATGATTATCATTACTTTTGATCAGTATCTTCACCGGCCTATGTACTTCTTTCTGAAGAACCTCTCCTTTTTAGATTTGTGCTATGTTTCAGTCACTGTGCCTAAGTCAATCCACAGCTCCCTGACTCACAGTAACTCCATCTCTTACCTTGGCTGTGTGGCtcaagtctattttttctttgcttttgcatCTGCTGAGCTGGCCTTTCTCACTGTCATGTCCTATGATCGCTATGTTGCCATTTGCCACCCCCTCCAATATGAAGCCATTATGACATCAGAAAAATGCCACCACATAGCAGCCATTGCCTGGCTGAGTTGCTTTATTTATGCATCTGTCCACACTGGCAACATATTTTGGGAGCCCATATCAAGATACAGAAAAATCCACCAGTTCTTCTGTGACATCTCCCACGTTTTGGCCCTGGTTTCCCATGAGGTTTTCTTTGCTGAGTTTGTGAGCCTGGCTCTGAGCTCCTGCTTTGTGCTGGTTTGCTTTGTTCTTATGATCATCTCCTATATCCAGATCTTCTCAACAGTGCTCAGAATCCCTTCAGTAGAGAGTAGGGCAAAAGCGTTTTCTACCTGCTCTCCACAGCTGATTGTTATTATGCTCTTCCTTACTACAGGGCTCTTTGGTGCCTTGGGACCAATTGCCAAGACTTCATCCATTCAAGATTTGGTGATTGCTGTGGCTTACACAGTTTTGCCTCCCTTCCTAAATCCCATCATATATAGTCTTCGAAACAAGGAGATTAAAGCAGCTATTTGGAGGATATTTGAGAAGATAAATTCTTTGCAAATTAGAAACAATTAG